In the Chlorobium limicola DSM 245 genome, one interval contains:
- a CDS encoding 2,3,4,5-tetrahydropyridine-2,6-dicarboxylate N-succinyltransferase → MSSYESLQQEILALSTAGAAELAVNSDARRIFGEFKKLLNNGIVRAAEKKDGAWVVNTWVKEGILIGMRLGKLTGVTVAPEGCLGAFVFIDKDTWPLKEITPEQNVRIVPGGSSVRDGSYLAPTVVMMPPAYVNVGAYVDAGTMIDSHALVGSCAQVGRNVHLSAGVQVGGVLEPVGAMPVIIEDDVMVGGNCGIYEGTIVQERAVIGTGVILNGSTPVYDLVNGTIHRRNAAGPLVIPSGAVVVAGSRALKGDFAAENGLSLYTPVIVKYRDEKTDSATALEQALR, encoded by the coding sequence ATGTCATCATACGAATCATTGCAACAGGAGATACTTGCGCTGTCAACAGCCGGAGCTGCAGAGCTTGCGGTAAATTCCGATGCCCGGAGGATTTTCGGAGAGTTCAAAAAACTGCTCAATAACGGCATCGTCAGGGCCGCAGAAAAAAAAGACGGGGCATGGGTAGTCAATACATGGGTCAAAGAGGGCATTCTCATCGGTATGCGTCTCGGAAAACTGACCGGTGTCACGGTTGCTCCCGAGGGATGTCTTGGCGCTTTTGTTTTTATCGATAAGGACACCTGGCCTCTGAAAGAGATAACCCCTGAACAGAACGTACGAATCGTTCCCGGCGGATCGTCCGTGAGGGACGGCTCTTACCTTGCGCCTACTGTTGTCATGATGCCTCCGGCATATGTCAACGTCGGAGCCTATGTCGATGCAGGAACCATGATCGATTCACATGCGCTTGTCGGCAGTTGCGCCCAGGTTGGCAGAAATGTGCATCTCTCGGCCGGAGTGCAGGTCGGCGGAGTGCTTGAGCCTGTCGGCGCTATGCCGGTCATCATTGAAGACGATGTGATGGTCGGAGGCAACTGCGGTATCTATGAAGGTACGATTGTACAGGAGCGTGCCGTCATCGGTACGGGAGTTATTCTGAACGGTTCGACGCCGGTCTATGATCTGGTTAATGGAACCATTCATCGCAGGAACGCAGCAGGTCCGCTGGTAATTCCTTCCGGAGCGGTTGTCGTTGCCGGCTCAAGAGCCCTCAAAGGCGATTTTGCCGCTGAGAATGGTCTTTCGCTTTATACCCCGGTTATCGTCAAATACAGGGATGAAAAAACCGACAGCGCAACAGCTCTCGAACAGGCGCTGAGGTAG